Proteins co-encoded in one Microscilla marina ATCC 23134 genomic window:
- a CDS encoding helix-turn-helix domain-containing protein gives MMLHFTEIKNYNHYIGYNTPKKDLIDVVRYGDFKNLRLSCSGLSTDFYMMAFKRGMTDLEWFGNTEFDTKSGFLYLIQPHQVYKWETDHPWEGYHMMVSPILLQEYNIDFSFFQYEIQEALFLTKDEQTQIETLYTQVHTEYQKDNYELDLLMAYSNLIFTYVGKCYKRQFETRQPLYNKIVVQFKKLLNAYYNNHPQQMPSVKHFANQLNLSSNYFGDLIKHNTGQTASEIIQTKIITEAKRQLRLSDKTIAEIGYDLGFEYPTYFTRLFKKHTGKTPSQFKK, from the coding sequence ATGATGTTACATTTCACTGAGATAAAAAACTATAACCATTACATTGGTTATAATACACCGAAAAAGGATTTAATTGATGTTGTAAGATATGGCGACTTTAAAAACCTTCGTTTGTCTTGTTCAGGACTCTCGACAGACTTTTACATGATGGCTTTTAAACGTGGAATGACTGATCTGGAGTGGTTCGGAAATACCGAGTTTGACACAAAATCTGGTTTTTTGTATTTAATCCAGCCTCATCAAGTCTATAAGTGGGAGACCGACCACCCCTGGGAAGGCTATCATATGATGGTTTCGCCCATTCTATTGCAAGAGTATAATATTGATTTTAGCTTTTTTCAGTATGAAATCCAAGAAGCACTTTTTTTAACCAAAGACGAGCAAACACAAATTGAAACACTGTATACCCAAGTCCATACTGAATATCAAAAAGACAATTACGAATTAGATTTGCTCATGGCCTATAGTAATCTAATTTTCACCTATGTAGGCAAATGCTACAAGCGTCAGTTTGAGACAAGGCAGCCTCTTTATAATAAGATCGTGGTTCAGTTTAAAAAACTATTGAACGCTTACTATAACAATCACCCACAACAAATGCCTTCTGTAAAGCACTTTGCCAATCAGCTAAATTTATCCTCAAATTACTTTGGCGACTTAATAAAACACAATACAGGTCAAACCGCTTCTGAAATCATTCAGACAAAAATCATTACAGAAGCAAAACGACAATTACGCCTAAGTGATAAAACAATTGCTGAAATTGGATATGACCTGGGGTTCGAATACCCAACTTATTTTACTCGCTTGTTTAAAAAACATACTGGAAAAACACCCTCACAATTTAAAAAATAA
- a CDS encoding type I restriction endonuclease subunit R has translation MTFNEDTRVKIPAILHLISLGYEYLSLKAHTWDKSTNIFRDIFDKSIRQINRKMTDADLQQLYDKIALSLENEELGRAFYQMLVDQSGTRLIDFDNFDNNSFHVVTELPYENKDENFRPDIILLINGMPLVFIEVKKPNNKNGIAAEHKRMERRNANKKFRKFMNLTQLMLYTNNMEYQEGSLVVLAGSYYASSSYGKPVFNYFREEETHHLGRLLRPVSSATEDLVLQDNNLTTIKGTPEFATNKQPDTPTNRICTSLLQRNRLAFILRYAIAYVKESHGLEKHVMRYPQMFASKAIETKLEAGIRKGIIWHTQGSGKTALAYYNVKFLTDYFRAKNKVAKFYFIVDRLDLLKQAKGEFEKRGLRVHEVSSRDEFAQTIKSASAIHNNEGKPEITVVNIHKFKDDPQVARSNDYAVDIQRVYFLDEVHRSYNPKGSFLANLNQSDPNAIKIGLTGTPLLGTDKTYDSKSVFGDYIHKYYYNASIADGYTLRLIREEIETSYKLQLQEILNELKRTLVYKGSLNKKDIYAHPQFVEPLLEYIIKDIEQARATHGDPTIGAMVVCDSSEQARQLMKTFEEGNTGILTMVAEDAEVYKISEATQKRKDARKVKTAALILHDEGDKQTRKDQVEDFKDGKIDVLFVYNMLLTGFDAKRLKKLYLTRVIRTHNLLQTLTRVNRTYKDFRYGYVVDFADIQSEFDKTNRAYFDELQNELGDEMTHYSNIFKSAEEINEEIDEIQEVLFLYDTDNTEEFDRQINQIDDPDTMRVLTKALHNARELYNQIRASGNYEMLQHLDFQKLVILSRNASNRLALLNQTQAIENDSSQLLNTALEDVWFAFTKVNEEEMLLADELKNVLQKTREALADNFDQADPEFVSLMDELKRLFKQKNLHEVSKEEMQANMAALRRVYDAARELERKNRLIQARFDNDQKYLRLYKRLREQEMLNVKDFKLMEALKTLKGAVDQKVLQNQQMLGNESFAEQAMLSLVAKQLKGIGADATTLKKVNTLLATEYFNEFNGRI, from the coding sequence ATGACTTTCAATGAAGATACCAGGGTAAAAATACCCGCCATACTCCACCTTATAAGCCTGGGCTACGAGTACCTTTCGCTTAAGGCCCACACCTGGGATAAATCGACCAATATTTTCAGAGATATTTTCGACAAAAGCATCCGGCAGATTAACCGTAAAATGACAGATGCCGACCTACAGCAACTCTATGATAAAATAGCTTTGAGCCTGGAAAACGAGGAATTGGGCAGGGCTTTTTATCAAATGTTGGTTGACCAATCGGGCACGAGATTGATTGATTTTGACAATTTCGACAACAATTCTTTTCATGTAGTAACCGAGCTGCCTTACGAAAACAAGGACGAAAACTTTCGCCCCGATATAATATTGCTGATTAACGGCATGCCACTGGTATTTATAGAGGTAAAAAAGCCCAACAACAAAAACGGCATTGCGGCAGAGCATAAGCGTATGGAAAGGCGCAACGCCAACAAAAAGTTCAGAAAGTTTATGAACCTTACCCAGCTCATGCTCTACACCAACAACATGGAGTATCAGGAGGGTTCGCTGGTGGTGCTTGCCGGAAGCTACTACGCCAGCAGCAGTTATGGCAAACCCGTGTTTAATTATTTCAGAGAAGAAGAAACCCACCACTTGGGCCGGTTGCTGCGCCCCGTAAGCAGTGCCACCGAAGACCTGGTGTTGCAAGACAACAACCTGACAACTATCAAAGGTACACCTGAGTTTGCTACCAACAAACAGCCCGACACGCCCACCAACCGTATTTGTACCTCGCTGCTACAGCGCAACAGGCTTGCCTTTATACTGCGCTACGCTATAGCGTATGTCAAAGAAAGCCATGGGCTGGAGAAGCACGTCATGCGTTATCCGCAAATGTTTGCCTCCAAGGCTATAGAAACCAAGCTCGAAGCGGGCATACGCAAGGGCATTATCTGGCATACCCAGGGCAGCGGCAAAACCGCCCTTGCCTATTATAATGTGAAGTTTCTGACCGACTATTTCAGGGCAAAGAACAAGGTGGCAAAGTTTTACTTTATTGTCGACCGCCTCGACCTGCTGAAACAAGCAAAAGGCGAGTTTGAGAAACGGGGCTTGCGGGTACATGAGGTAAGCTCCAGAGACGAATTTGCGCAAACTATCAAATCTGCGAGTGCTATTCACAACAACGAAGGCAAGCCTGAAATAACGGTGGTAAACATTCATAAGTTTAAGGACGACCCCCAGGTGGCCCGCAGCAACGACTATGCAGTAGACATTCAACGGGTGTATTTTCTCGACGAGGTACACCGTAGCTATAACCCCAAAGGCAGTTTTTTGGCAAATTTGAACCAATCGGACCCCAATGCTATAAAAATAGGGTTAACTGGAACGCCTTTGTTGGGCACAGACAAAACCTACGATTCTAAATCGGTTTTTGGCGATTATATCCACAAATATTATTACAATGCTTCTATAGCCGATGGCTACACCTTGCGCCTTATCCGCGAAGAAATAGAAACCAGCTATAAACTACAGCTACAGGAAATACTCAACGAGCTAAAGCGCACCTTGGTGTATAAGGGCAGCCTCAACAAAAAAGACATTTATGCCCATCCTCAGTTTGTTGAACCATTGCTCGAATACATTATAAAAGACATAGAACAAGCCAGGGCTACCCACGGCGACCCTACTATAGGGGCAATGGTGGTGTGCGATTCGTCGGAACAGGCAAGGCAACTCATGAAAACATTTGAGGAAGGCAACACCGGAATACTGACAATGGTTGCCGAAGATGCCGAAGTGTATAAAATATCGGAGGCTACCCAAAAACGCAAAGATGCCCGCAAGGTAAAAACGGCTGCCCTGATTCTGCACGACGAAGGCGACAAACAAACCCGCAAAGACCAGGTAGAGGATTTTAAGGATGGTAAGATTGATGTGTTGTTTGTATACAATATGCTGTTGACGGGCTTTGATGCCAAACGCCTGAAAAAGCTTTACCTGACACGGGTAATACGCACCCACAACCTGCTGCAAACCCTTACCAGGGTAAACCGTACCTACAAAGACTTTAGGTATGGTTATGTGGTAGATTTTGCCGATATCCAGTCGGAGTTTGACAAAACCAACCGGGCTTATTTCGACGAGTTGCAAAACGAGCTGGGCGACGAAATGACTCATTATTCGAACATTTTTAAGTCTGCCGAAGAAATAAACGAGGAGATAGATGAAATACAGGAAGTGCTGTTTTTGTATGACACTGACAACACCGAAGAGTTTGACCGCCAGATAAACCAAATAGATGACCCCGACACCATGCGGGTGCTTACCAAAGCGTTGCACAATGCCCGCGAACTGTACAACCAGATAAGGGCTTCGGGCAACTATGAAATGCTGCAGCACCTCGACTTTCAGAAACTGGTCATTCTGTCGCGCAATGCCAGCAACCGCCTTGCCCTGCTTAACCAAACCCAGGCTATAGAAAACGACAGCAGCCAGTTGCTCAACACGGCCCTGGAGGACGTTTGGTTTGCTTTTACCAAGGTAAACGAAGAGGAAATGCTGCTGGCCGATGAGCTTAAGAATGTGTTGCAAAAAACCCGCGAAGCTTTAGCCGATAATTTTGACCAGGCCGACCCGGAATTTGTATCTTTGATGGATGAATTGAAACGTTTGTTTAAGCAAAAAAACCTGCACGAGGTAAGCAAGGAAGAAATGCAGGCAAACATGGCAGCACTACGCAGGGTATATGACGCTGCCCGCGAACTGGAACGCAAAAACAGGCTGATACAGGCGCGGTTTGACAACGACCAGAAATACCTGAGGTTATACAAGCGGCTGCGCGAACAGGAAATGCTGAACGTAAAAGATTTTAAACTGATGGAAGCTTTGAAAACCCTCAAGGGAGCCGTAGACCAAAAGGTGTTGCAAAACCAGCAAATGCTGGGCAACGAGAGTTTTGCCGAACAGGCAATGCTAAGCCTGGTAGCAAAGCAGCTAAAGGGCATTGGGGCAGACGCCACTACCCTTAAAAAGGTGAATACCCTGCTGGCCACCGAATATTTTAATGAATTTAATGGAAGAATATAA
- a CDS encoding putative quinol monooxygenase, whose product MSIQVFTVASLEAKEGKLEELKQILVGLAEKTRQEKGNIEYLIIEDPSKPHSLFSIEKWENEEAESKHWKTPHLKDTLAKAEGLLAGEPTMHINKGNLLF is encoded by the coding sequence ATGAGCATCCAAGTTTTTACAGTTGCTTCTTTAGAAGCAAAGGAAGGAAAACTCGAAGAGCTAAAACAAATTTTAGTTGGTTTAGCAGAGAAAACCCGCCAAGAGAAGGGCAATATCGAGTATTTAATTATTGAAGACCCCTCTAAGCCCCACTCCCTTTTTTCCATTGAAAAATGGGAAAATGAAGAAGCAGAAAGCAAGCACTGGAAAACGCCCCACTTGAAAGATACACTTGCCAAAGCAGAAGGGTTATTGGCTGGCGAGCCTACCATGCATATCAATAAAGGAAACCTGTTATTTTAA
- a CDS encoding peroxiredoxin-like family protein: MNFQEKLQSLVERIEGNMSAESLKIMHKATQELVASGIQEGVLKTNDQIPLFALHDQNGSIQSSEELLKQGPLILTFYRGFWCPYCNADLVNLNKHVQEIEYLGAKLFAVSPELPVYSQKIISTQRLKYGILYDSNNQLAAQIGLKWFMKEPLKSLYRDQFNINLNQYHGDQEWALPMPARVLVGKGGIIKYIESDPDYRKRPNVDALIKVLKTL; this comes from the coding sequence ATGAATTTTCAAGAAAAACTTCAATCGCTTGTTGAACGCATTGAAGGGAATATGTCAGCAGAGTCTTTGAAAATAATGCACAAAGCCACCCAAGAGTTGGTAGCTTCAGGTATCCAGGAAGGCGTGCTAAAAACCAATGACCAAATTCCTTTATTTGCTCTTCATGATCAAAACGGGTCCATACAATCTTCTGAGGAATTATTGAAACAAGGACCGTTGATACTCACATTTTATCGCGGGTTTTGGTGTCCATATTGTAACGCCGACCTGGTGAATCTTAACAAACACGTCCAGGAGATTGAGTATTTAGGAGCAAAACTTTTCGCCGTTTCTCCTGAGTTGCCAGTATATTCTCAAAAAATAATTAGCACTCAAAGACTAAAGTATGGTATTCTCTATGATTCCAATAATCAATTGGCTGCACAAATAGGGCTTAAGTGGTTTATGAAAGAGCCCTTAAAATCGCTCTATAGAGATCAATTCAATATCAACCTGAACCAATATCATGGCGACCAAGAATGGGCATTGCCAATGCCTGCCAGGGTATTAGTGGGCAAAGGTGGTATCATCAAATATATTGAAAGCGATCCTGATTACAGAAAACGACCCAATGTGGATGCTTTGATTAAAGTATTAAAAACACTCTAA
- a CDS encoding LysR family transcriptional regulator encodes MNLQFIKYYLVLADTHNFTRAAEKMNVVQSTFSAGIKKLEEQLDCKLFYRDKRNVRLTPEGEKLKDMAKELMACWNKIELTYNHHESKNLSVGLLKNILMDAILPKFNKYKNQYPEYAIKIIDGSAEELKKQLIQEELDCVIAKEHDITDPAFFSSFLYEERLMLTVHKGHELASKQSIYLKQLDGLPFITRTACTLYNDVYTKLANEHIKINPVFATENDEVVKGLVTSGVGCTLMSKPNKVEDNLVFIPIRDAEFISNIVIYWHKDNQKKNLDCFLRL; translated from the coding sequence ATGAATCTTCAGTTTATAAAATACTACCTGGTGCTGGCCGATACCCACAACTTTACCAGGGCAGCCGAGAAAATGAATGTTGTGCAATCTACTTTTTCCGCAGGAATAAAGAAGTTGGAAGAACAACTGGACTGTAAACTGTTTTACAGAGACAAACGAAATGTTCGTCTGACACCTGAGGGTGAAAAACTTAAGGATATGGCGAAGGAATTGATGGCTTGTTGGAATAAGATTGAGTTAACCTACAATCATCATGAAAGCAAGAACTTATCAGTGGGGTTACTGAAAAATATTTTGATGGATGCAATCCTTCCGAAATTCAATAAGTATAAAAACCAATACCCTGAGTATGCAATCAAAATTATTGATGGTAGTGCCGAGGAATTAAAGAAACAACTGATACAAGAAGAGTTAGATTGTGTGATTGCGAAGGAACATGACATTACCGACCCCGCTTTCTTTAGTAGCTTTTTGTATGAAGAAAGGTTAATGCTTACAGTTCATAAAGGACATGAGTTAGCTTCGAAACAAAGTATTTATCTGAAACAACTCGATGGTTTGCCATTTATTACCAGAACTGCCTGCACTCTGTATAATGATGTATATACAAAGCTGGCAAACGAACATATAAAGATTAACCCTGTTTTTGCCACAGAAAATGATGAGGTGGTGAAAGGGTTGGTAACTTCTGGTGTGGGGTGTACTCTCATGAGCAAACCCAATAAAGTAGAAGATAACCTGGTTTTTATACCCATTCGGGATGCTGAATTTATAAGCAATATTGTGATTTATTGGCATAAAGATAATCAAAAGAAAAATCTCGATTGTTTTTTAAGGTTATAG
- a CDS encoding restriction endonuclease subunit S → MSKWRKLGDLVSYSGKGITPKYVDESSIIVLNQKCIRNHNIDYTLARYTDDTRSISQHKFLQTGDILVNSTGQGTAGRCAFVDKLPQDKKVITDSHILILRFQNHFEAKCLSYVIFSIEELVQTFMDGSTGQGELDKVRLFNLMTSLTENKLYQKQIAKVLSDLDAKIALNNQINAELEAMAKLIYDYWFVQFDFPDANGKPYKSSGGKMVYNEELKREVPEGWEVKKISSFAKTSSGGTPLRSKKEYYHNGNIPWINSGELNQPFIVSSQKFITKEGLNNSSAKVFKKGTILIAMYGATAGKVSFMDIEACTNQAICAIDTHSNLRVYLKLGLETLYDYLVTLSSGSARDNLSQDKIKELKFVIPNEKLLQQFDKFTKAPLNNILANLKQNQQLTSLRDWLLPMLMNGQVSVAAAEAMVNK, encoded by the coding sequence ATGAGTAAATGGCGTAAATTAGGAGACTTAGTTAGCTATTCAGGAAAAGGCATCACACCAAAATATGTCGATGAAAGTTCTATCATTGTTCTTAACCAAAAATGTATCAGAAATCATAATATCGATTATACACTAGCAAGATATACTGATGATACTAGAAGCATCAGTCAACATAAATTTCTACAAACAGGTGATATTTTAGTAAACTCTACTGGGCAGGGAACAGCTGGCAGGTGTGCTTTCGTTGATAAACTTCCCCAAGACAAAAAAGTTATCACTGATAGTCATATCTTAATTTTAAGGTTTCAAAACCACTTTGAAGCAAAATGTTTAAGTTATGTTATTTTTTCAATAGAGGAACTTGTTCAAACTTTTATGGATGGAAGTACGGGGCAAGGGGAGCTAGATAAGGTTAGATTATTTAATCTAATGACATCTCTTACAGAAAATAAATTGTATCAAAAACAAATAGCCAAAGTCCTCTCAGATTTAGATGCCAAAATAGCCCTTAACAACCAAATAAATGCCGAACTGGAGGCAATGGCAAAACTCATCTACGATTATTGGTTTGTGCAGTTCGACTTTCCCGATGCCAACGGCAAGCCTTATAAATCGTCGGGTGGTAAAATGGTGTATAATGAGGAGTTGAAAAGAGAGGTTCCAGAGGGGTGGGAGGTGAAAAAAATCAGTAGCTTTGCAAAGACGAGTTCTGGTGGAACTCCCTTAAGGTCAAAAAAAGAATATTATCACAATGGTAATATTCCTTGGATAAATAGTGGGGAGTTAAATCAACCATTTATTGTGTCTTCTCAAAAGTTTATCACAAAAGAAGGTTTAAATAATTCGAGTGCAAAAGTTTTTAAAAAAGGAACAATCTTAATAGCGATGTACGGAGCCACTGCTGGTAAAGTTAGTTTTATGGATATTGAGGCTTGTACTAATCAAGCTATTTGTGCAATAGATACACACAGTAATCTACGGGTTTATCTAAAACTTGGTCTTGAAACTCTGTATGATTATTTGGTAACTCTCAGTTCGGGGTCTGCTAGAGATAATTTATCACAAGATAAAATCAAAGAATTAAAATTTGTCATTCCCAATGAGAAGTTACTGCAACAATTTGATAAGTTTACTAAAGCTCCTTTAAATAATATTTTAGCAAACCTTAAACAAAACCAACAACTCACTTCCCTCCGCGACTGGCTTTTGCCCATGCTCATGAACGGGCAGGTAAGTGTGGCGGCAGCCGAAGCAATGGTGAATAAATAA
- a CDS encoding HsdM family class I SAM-dependent methyltransferase yields MTKTLAFETQTKALIDNLKSVCASYGLGNDGNEFKIITQTFLYKFLNDKFIYEVKKLDEGIANADKPLEALAATPAQDYELLLLQLPANTARLAPAHLIPALYARQNEANFADSFDATLQDIAKANNEIFSVKTGQDERIVLFDNLSRYVTDKRDDFCRAIVNKLVDFSFEHIFEEKFDFYATIFEYLIKDYNTNSGGKYAEYFTPHAVAKIMARCMVHGEVSNVTCYDPSAGSGTLLMNLAHQIGENRCTIYSQDISQKSSGLLRLNLILNDLVHSLPNIVKGNTISEPYHKEGNALRQFDYIVSNPPFKLDFSDMRDALDTKANRERFFAGVPKVPNKKKESMAIYLLFLQHIMHSLKPNGKAAIVVPTGFITAQSGIDKKIRQRLVDERMLAGVISMPSNIFANTGTNVSIVFLDRANKDEVVLIDASGLGEKVKEGKSQRTVLSTEEEDQIIETFNAKKELDDFSVIVSYDDIAAKNYSLSAGQYFEVKIEYVDITPEAFATKMKGFETNLASMFAESKALEKEIVENMKGLRYE; encoded by the coding sequence ATGACAAAAACCTTAGCATTTGAAACCCAGACCAAGGCACTGATAGACAACCTGAAGAGCGTGTGCGCCAGCTACGGGCTGGGCAACGACGGCAACGAATTTAAGATCATTACCCAAACATTTTTGTATAAGTTTTTGAACGACAAATTTATCTATGAGGTAAAAAAACTGGACGAGGGCATAGCCAACGCCGACAAACCCCTGGAAGCCCTGGCAGCTACCCCCGCCCAGGACTACGAGCTGCTGCTGCTGCAACTGCCCGCCAACACTGCCCGGCTGGCGCCTGCCCACCTGATACCCGCCTTGTATGCCCGCCAAAACGAGGCAAATTTTGCCGACAGTTTTGATGCTACCCTACAGGACATAGCCAAGGCAAACAACGAAATATTTTCGGTAAAAACAGGCCAGGACGAACGCATTGTGCTGTTTGACAACCTCAGCCGCTATGTAACCGATAAGCGCGACGACTTTTGCCGGGCTATAGTAAACAAGCTGGTTGATTTTAGTTTTGAACACATTTTTGAGGAGAAGTTTGATTTTTACGCCACCATTTTCGAGTACCTCATCAAAGACTACAACACCAACAGCGGCGGCAAATATGCCGAGTACTTTACCCCCCATGCGGTGGCAAAAATAATGGCGCGCTGTATGGTACACGGCGAGGTAAGCAATGTCACCTGCTACGACCCTTCGGCGGGTTCGGGTACGCTGCTCATGAACCTTGCCCACCAAATAGGCGAAAACCGTTGCACGATTTACTCGCAAGACATTTCGCAAAAATCGTCGGGTTTGCTGCGCCTCAACCTCATACTGAACGACTTGGTGCATTCGCTGCCCAACATCGTAAAAGGCAACACCATCAGCGAACCCTACCACAAGGAGGGCAATGCTTTGCGCCAGTTCGACTACATCGTGTCTAACCCACCCTTTAAGCTCGATTTCTCAGATATGAGAGATGCCTTGGACACCAAAGCCAACCGTGAACGTTTTTTTGCCGGGGTGCCCAAGGTACCCAACAAAAAGAAGGAGTCGATGGCGATTTACCTGCTGTTTTTGCAACACATTATGCACTCGCTGAAGCCCAACGGCAAAGCGGCTATAGTGGTGCCCACCGGGTTTATAACTGCCCAAAGCGGCATAGACAAAAAAATACGCCAACGCCTGGTAGACGAGCGCATGCTGGCCGGGGTAATCAGTATGCCCAGTAATATATTTGCCAATACGGGCACCAATGTATCTATAGTTTTTTTGGACAGGGCCAATAAAGACGAAGTGGTGTTGATTGATGCCTCGGGGCTGGGCGAAAAGGTAAAAGAAGGCAAAAGCCAAAGAACAGTGTTGTCTACCGAAGAAGAAGACCAGATTATTGAGACTTTTAACGCCAAAAAAGAGTTAGACGATTTTTCGGTAATAGTAAGCTACGACGACATTGCCGCCAAAAACTATTCGCTGAGCGCGGGACAATACTTTGAGGTGAAAATTGAATACGTAGACATTACACCCGAAGCGTTTGCCACGAAAATGAAGGGTTTTGAAACCAACCTTGCCAGCATGTTTGCCGAAAGCAAGGCGTTGGAAAAAGAAATAGTAGAAAATATGAAAGGGTTGAGGTATGAGTAA
- a CDS encoding nuclear transport factor 2 family protein — MDSLNLVEKSEGFIKAFEAGDTEKMKSYLADAEAVYRMPYASGMFPDVIEGKEGFHEFTKDWPSIFEKIDLEIVEIILDENAGKVVVRTKVELVVKDVGPYQNAQIFIFRFNKEGKLTDVSEYYNPVPTAIGLKKFGAHASLLDSLQATSTSTIK; from the coding sequence ATGGATTCATTAAACTTAGTTGAAAAATCAGAAGGCTTTATAAAAGCTTTTGAAGCAGGCGACACAGAGAAAATGAAGAGCTATTTGGCAGATGCTGAAGCAGTTTATAGAATGCCTTATGCTTCAGGGATGTTTCCAGATGTAATTGAAGGTAAAGAAGGGTTTCATGAATTTACAAAAGACTGGCCCTCAATTTTTGAAAAAATTGATCTCGAAATTGTCGAAATAATTCTGGATGAAAACGCTGGGAAAGTAGTTGTAAGAACGAAAGTGGAGTTAGTGGTTAAAGATGTAGGACCTTATCAAAATGCACAGATTTTCATCTTTCGTTTTAACAAAGAAGGCAAACTAACAGACGTTAGCGAGTATTATAACCCTGTTCCTACAGCCATTGGGTTAAAAAAGTTTGGAGCACACGCTAGTTTACTAGATAGCTTGCAAGCAACCAGTACCTCAACCATTAAGTAA
- a CDS encoding SDR family oxidoreductase, with protein sequence MDLSKNIKGKVVVITGASSGLGETTARYLAAKGANVVLGARRVERLESIVNEINAEGSGKAIFVKTDVTNKEEVQALIDKAVSTFDKLDVMVNNAGLMSIAPISELKVDEWDKMIDINIKGVLYGIAAALPVFQKQKSGHFINISSIAGVKVFSPGGTVYSGTKFAVRAISEGLRHEVGGSIRTTTLEPGAIESELKHGTTHKESSEAVNALYSNMAISSDSIARTIAFAIEQPADVDINDIVIRPTVQDF encoded by the coding sequence ATGGATTTATCAAAAAATATCAAAGGAAAAGTAGTAGTCATTACTGGAGCAAGCAGTGGCTTAGGCGAAACAACTGCACGCTATTTAGCCGCTAAAGGCGCAAATGTAGTTTTAGGAGCACGTAGAGTAGAGCGTTTGGAAAGCATTGTAAATGAAATCAATGCAGAAGGAAGCGGAAAAGCCATTTTTGTTAAAACTGATGTCACTAACAAAGAGGAAGTACAAGCCCTCATAGATAAAGCAGTAAGCACATTTGACAAACTTGATGTAATGGTTAATAATGCTGGTCTCATGTCTATTGCGCCAATCAGCGAACTAAAAGTAGATGAGTGGGACAAAATGATTGACATCAACATAAAAGGGGTTTTATATGGAATAGCCGCTGCGTTGCCCGTTTTCCAAAAGCAAAAGTCAGGGCATTTTATCAATATATCCTCTATTGCTGGCGTGAAAGTATTCAGCCCAGGAGGTACGGTTTACAGTGGAACAAAATTTGCCGTTCGCGCAATTTCAGAAGGCTTACGTCATGAAGTTGGAGGGAGTATTCGAACCACCACCCTTGAGCCAGGAGCCATTGAGTCTGAATTAAAGCATGGAACAACACATAAGGAAAGTTCAGAGGCAGTGAATGCCCTTTATAGTAACATGGCCATTTCTTCAGATTCTATTGCAAGAACCATTGCTTTTGCCATAGAGCAGCCTGCTGATGTTGACATAAACGATATTGTTATACGTCCCACAGTGCAAGATTTCTAA